The nucleotide sequence AGGTGCTGGTAGTCGTGGTAGCCCACGGCCAGGGCTACGCTCAGCCAATCCGTCAGCGGCTGGGTATTTTTCAGACGCATGGCCTGGCCGAAGCGGGCTATGCGCGCAAACAGCTTGGGGCTGATGCCTTGCCGCTCCACAAACTGCCGGTGAAACTGCCGCCCACTCAGGCAGGCCTGCCCGGCCAGCCAGTCGAGGGAGGTCTGGCCGGGGTGGCACAGCAGGTACTCGGTGGCCTTGTGAAACGCCGGCCGGTAATCGGGCCGGGCCCGGCCGATCAGCCGGGCCAGAAACGTTTCCACCACCGGAATCATGTCGGGATAGTGGCGGGTGTTGCGCAGCTGCTCGCTCACCTGCCGGATTTCGCCGGCAAACACGGTTTCGGCGTCCAGTAAGGTGTCGTTGAGCTCGGCCAGCGGCAGGCCCGTGAGGCGGTGCAGGGCCCCGGGCTGAAACACCACCTGCAGCACCAGGAAGTCGCGCCCCACGTGCCGGCTGGTCAGGAGCGTGGGCTGCCCGGCCAGCCGGCACGCGGGGCTGGTCTGCAACGGCCCGCTGAGGCCCTGTGCCACTTGCTCCGGGTCG is from Hymenobacter yonginensis and encodes:
- a CDS encoding AraC family transcriptional regulator — protein: MRIFCLFPVLTFRPASAMMTPVFDYRLPSPGLRDYVRQLQIVGCHFPAEMTQLPVKAYWPRAENCLSFFPRDPEQVAQGLSGPLQTSPACRLAGQPTLLTSRHVGRDFLVLQVVFQPGALHRLTGLPLAELNDTLLDAETVFAGEIRQVSEQLRNTRHYPDMIPVVETFLARLIGRARPDYRPAFHKATEYLLCHPGQTSLDWLAGQACLSGRQFHRQFVERQGISPKLFARIARFGQAMRLKNTQPLTDWLSVALAVGYHDYQHLARDFRQFTGLSPNAFLLHEGQAPERVFGQAETSDSYH